The Deltaproteobacteria bacterium CG2_30_66_27 genomic sequence TCCCCAGTTCCTTCAGCAGCCACCCCTCTTCCAAGGCGCTCCGTCTGCCGGAACGCTCCATGCGGTACGCAAACAGCAACGCCTCCGGCTCCGGAAGGGACAGGACCATCACCGACACGGTATCCCGGCCCAACTTCCGCAGGGCCGATACGCGCCGATACCCGTCGATCAGGATGTAGCCGCCCTCTCCCCCCTCCACCACCAGCACGGGAACACGCTGGCCCGACTGCGACAGCGAGACCAGGAGGCGGTTCTCCCCGGACGGGTCCATCACCCGAAGATCCCGGTACCGAAGATCCAGTTGGTGGAACTCAAGGCCCATCGTCTCCAAGCGCTCCTTACAACCTTCGAATCGTCAAATCCGCCGTCCGTCGGCCTCGGCCGTACCCGCGACGGGGAAAACGCTTCACAACTCTCCCTGCGCGGCCGCAGAATCGACAGGTCGCTACCGGCGATGTCGGAAAGATAACCGGAACCCACCCCGGTGTGGAACCCGCATCATCCACGGATCTTTTTGCATGAAGACGACGATGACGACGCGCCGCCTCGCGGCGACACTGCCGGCCGCGAGGCGTCTGGCGATACCGCTTCTGCGCCGCCCGGTGAAAACAGCGCTTGGCAGCCAACCCGCACGACGGCCCGCAATACCGCTGGCCCCGGTAACATCGACGACAAACATGGAAGTAAACGCCGCAACAGTGGCAACGCAAGAAACGCAGGAGGACGATGGCCACAACCTCCCATCTGGAAAGCAACGGGGGGCCGTGGTAAAAAGAGAAGGGGTGACGCGCCCGGTGCCTTCGGGGTCTGCGGAACTCGCTTTGAAGGTCCGAAGTTCCTGCTTCGGACCTTCACCTGTTTTTATCCCAACAACAGGAAAATCACCACCACCGCCGTAAATACCTCCGGCTGCAGATCGGATTTCTTCTAAGGGAAAAACCGGGGGAGAGGGGGAAAAAGAAAAACCAGGGAGGAGAAGGTCAGACTCGGGGTGGGTCCATTCTCATGAGCACAGGCGGGTCAATTCTGGTGGGCGTTGAAGCCGAGCGGTTCGACCCGGCAGGGATCAACCGGCGGTTGTCCCTATTGTCCCGGAGCCGCCTGCGGGTGTAGGGGTCGGCATTACAGGCCCCGCCACAGGGGAGGGCGGCGGTGCTTATCTTCTACTCTAGTTTAATACGCGTTATGATGACTTCTGATGTAGATACGCCCAAGTGACATGAAATTGGGGTATTAGGGGGCCAAGATGAAGCTCTCTGTGGAAGTGACGGGCATCCAGGAGCAGCAACTCTCCGAGGCTGCCCGGCGACTGAACGTTCCGGAGGAGGAGTTGGCGCTTGCAGCCGTGAGGGATCTGCTCGCGCATCGCGAAGCGGATTTTGATCGGGCGGCCGCACACGTCCTCTCGAAGAATCGCGTACTGTACCGTCGCCTTGCGTAGTGCGATACCTCACGTTCGCCGAGGTTCTGGAGCTTCATAGGCGTGTGGTATCCGAAACCGGGGGTGCCACGGCCCTCCGCGATTTAGGCGCTCTGGAATCCGCCACCGCGCAGCCTCGGGCCTCCTTTGGCGGAAACGATCTTTATCCGTCCCTTGAAGAAAAAGCCGGTGCACTCGCCTTCTCTCTGATTCAAAATCATCCATTCATCGACGGCAACAAACGGGTCGGTCATGCGGCGCTGGAAACGTTTCTTGTATTGAACGGGAAGGAGTTAAGCGCCGATGCGGATGAGAGCGAACGGATCATATTGGCCGTCGCCTCCGGAAAGTGTGGTCGAGATGGCCTTCTCGAATGGATTCGTTCCCATCTGGTGCCTTTCAAGAAGTGACGTTTCTGATCACAACAGCTACGGTTTCCCGTAGCGCGCATGTTTGGAGGATTGTTGTTCAGGAGTCCGCCGGAATCCGGTTGCGCCTGGGTTGCGGCGGTTGCGGTAATCCTGGTGCATTTTGGGTAGGTTCTGTACAGGTAACCAATTGAAATGTATAACAATTAAGGTTTCCGATGGCTCCTCTTAATCAGGAGGTTGTAGGTTCGAATCCTACATGGCCCACCAGTGAACCCAAGGGGTTACGGCACGCGCCGTGGCCCCTTTTCATTTTTCCCTGCAACCCGTATCATCAACTTCGTGAAGACTCTGGAAGACATCAAGAGCACCCTTTTACGGCACAGAATGGATATGTCGGAGAATTTCCGTGTCAAGGAAATGGGTGTGTTCGGATCGTTCGTCCGGGGGGAGGCGAAGGAGGACAGCGACGTCGACATCATCGTTACGTTCAGCGCGCCGATCGGCCTGTTGAGGTTTTTGTCCCTTGAAGAATATCTTGAAGGATTGCTCGGTCTCAAGGTGGACCTTGCTTCCAGGGATGCATTGAAGCCCCGGATCGGCGCCAGGATTCTGAAGGAAGTCGTTTACGTATGACGGAACGCCAGTATCTCGACTACATCCAGGACATCGTCGAGTCGGTGAACGATATCGAATCGTTCGTGTCGAACATGGACTTCGATGCCTTTTGCGGCGATAAAAAAACCCAACAACGCGGTCATCCGAAGCCTTGAGGTCATTGGTGAGGCCTCGACCAAGATCCCACCGGAAATATCCGACCGATACCCGTCAATTCCTTGGAAGCAGATGCGCGGCATGCGAAACAAGTTGATCCACGAATATTTCGGAGGCGACAAGGCGATTCTGTGGCAAGTGGCAACGGATGAAATCCCTCCCTTGGGTCCGATCTTCTCCGAGATTCTTCGGACCTTGGGATAGGTCGTCGTTCCCTTCCGGGACGACAGCAATTGACGCTCCCTGGTCCCGGCGGGTCCTCCTTCCCGATCCGGACATGGATCCGCCCGGGACACCGCTGCCGGCCGGGGCGGCGTCGGCGCCGCATGTTCGTTTCTCCCCACTGTTTCGGAAAATACAGGGAAGCTTTCTCGACGATGGATCCGAGGTATTCGGCTAACCGCCTTGCGGGTTCCGGGATACGGGGATCCGGATCAAGGGGGTCGGGGAGATGCGTCAGGTCGGTGACGTATGTCCTGCCTGTTCTCTGCCTGGAGCGGGAATCGGATTGCGTCAATTATACCTCCGGCAGGAAAAGGAATAGGGGCGACTTGACTGAATATGCCACCCTGACAGCTCTGTCAAGTAGGTCAGTCTCGTCATGTAACCTTCGGATAAGGTTTCTGATGGCTCCTCTTCATCGGGAGGTTGCAGGTTCGAATCCTACATGGCCCACCAAAAAAATCGCGGGGTTACGGCTCAGGCCGTAACCCCTTTTTCGTTCGATGGTGAAGTAATGGAGGTCCAGGTTACTTGAGTCCCAGGAGGAACTCCCCGCATGGCAGGACCCGGATTCCGTCGACGAGGAGCCGTTCCTTTCCCCGGTAGAGCAACAGCCTCTCCGCTTGCGGGTAATCCGACCCGAAAGTCTTCAACCCTCGAAGGTCCGCCG encodes the following:
- a CDS encoding death-on-curing protein, producing MRYLTFAEVLELHRRVVSETGGATALRDLGALESATAQPRASFGGNDLYPSLEEKAGALAFSLIQNHPFIDGNKRVGHAALETFLVLNGKELSADADESERIILAVASGKCGRDGLLEWIRSHLVPFKK
- a CDS encoding nucleotidyltransferase, encoding MKTLEDIKSTLLRHRMDMSENFRVKEMGVFGSFVRGEAKEDSDVDIIVTFSAPIGLLRFLSLEEYLEGLLGLKVDLASRDALKPRIGARILKEVVYV